The genomic region AGCCGATATCTGCCCACCCTCATGCTTAAGAAGCAGCAACTTCAGCTTATCATCAGGCAGGTTGAGACCTCCCTGGAAAGCAAAAAAAAGGAGCGCGATAAATTTAAGGAGGATATTTTTTCGTGGATCGATGTTTTTGGTGAGGAGATCGGTTTTGATGAATTTGTAAAAATGAAATCGCTGATCATCGAAGACGGAAATATTGCGGGAGTGGACATCCCCGTATTCAGGGGGATTGAGTGCGAGCTGCCCGAATACGATCTTTTTATCCAGCCACTGTGGATCGATACAGCTGTCGAAAACGTCTCCCGACTTCTTGCCTTCGATGAAGAGGTAAAAATTCTGGAAAAACAGCTTGAACTTCTCGATGAAGAACTTCATGTAACCACGCAGAGAGTGAACCTTTTCGAAAAAATTAAAATCCCTGAAGCGAGAAAGAACATCAGGGTAATCCAGATCAACCTCGGAGATCAGCAGACGGCAGCCGTTGTAAGGGGAAAGATGGCCAAGAGCAAATTGGTGAAGGTTCCGTAATCATGATTGTCAAAATGAAAAAAATATACGTCGTCGTGCTGGATTCCTTCCGGGAACAGGCCCTGTTGAAGCTCAGGGACATGGGGCTGGTACACGTCGATTTGGAAAGGGACCGATCGAGTGAGGCCCTTAATTCCCTTATAGCGAAAAAAGCGCTTTTCGAACGGGCCCTCCTGACCCTGTCCCAGATCAAGAACAAACCTGGTACCGCCCAATCCACTCCTTACCGTTTCAGTGAAGCGGAAAAAACAGCGAGGCGAATCGCCGCCATTCAAGAGGACCTGAAGCGCCTTGAAGATGAAAGGGAAAAAATACGAAGGGATCTTTCCATTTTTGCCCCCTGGGGTGATTTCGATCCTGCCCTTGTTGAAGAGCTCGGGGAAAAAGGAGTCCCCCTAAGATTTTTCCAACTCTCAAACAAACAGTTCAACGCTCTCCCGGAGAACATCGCGTATTTAACAATATATGCCACAAAGGACGCCACCTTCATCATCGTGGCGGATTTTGATGGAACGGCATCGCAATGCGTTCCGACGGAGCCTTTTATTTTTCCAAAACGGAGCATGTCCGGTCTTGCAACGGATCTGGAAAAAAATAACGTGTATGCCGACAATCTGAAAAATGAGCTGGCATCCCTGACCTCCCAAACACCCCTTCTCACTCACGGTCTTGACGAATTGACAGCGATCCTGGAATTCGAATCGGTCAACACATCAATGGGCACCGAGGACAGGTTTGCCTATCTATCTGGCTATATCCCCGTTGACAAGCTCGAATACATCAGGAAGGAGGCCGCCAAAATGAACTGGGCCCTCCTGGTCCGGGATCCTCAGGATCATGAGATGCCACCGACACTCATCAAAAATCCGAAATGGGTTGAAGTGATTCAACCGCTTTTCCGATTCCTCGATACCACGCCAGGCTACCGTGAATTCGATGTGAGCCTTATCTTTCTCTGTTTCCTCAGCCTCTTTACGGCCATGATTATCGGGGATGCCGGATATGGCATGATTTTCCTGGGGCTGACCCTTTTTATGAGAATGAAACTGAAACAGGCCCCTCCCCAGGCATTTATCCTGCTCGCCGTCCTGAGTATCTCAACGATGGTCTGGGGTGTGATCACCGGTACATGGTTCGGTTCGAAAACACTCGGGGAAATCCCCCTGCTCAAGGCATTGGTCATACCGGAAATCGCCAGCCTGGGCCCGAAAGATACAACGGCCATGATCGAGCAGCTCTGCTTTGTCATCGGCATGACACAGTTGACGATCGGGCTCCTCATAAGCTTCGTCAGAAAAATGCCTTCCCTTGCAGCAATTGCTGAACTCGGCTGGTTTTTAATCCTCTGTTGCATGTATTTTGTTGCAAGATACTTTGTCTTAGGGGTGCCCCTTCATTCCGCAACCATACCCCTTTTTGCCGCAGGCTTTACCCTTGTCTTATTTTTTTCGGAACAGAAAGGGGGAAACATCGCAAAAGGTGTCTTGTATGGAATCCTGTGGTCTCCCATGAAATTCTTGAACAGTGTCAGCATGTTTGCGGATCTTGTTTCTTACATTCGGTTGTTTGCGGTTGGTCTTGCAACGGTGGCGGTGGCGCAGAGCTTCAATGTCATTGCTTCCCGCTTTGAGGGACTCGGGGGAGCGATTGCGGCGGCGTTGATTC from Deltaproteobacteria bacterium harbors:
- a CDS encoding V-type ATP synthase subunit D is translated as MAKIKLTKNELKKQRDGLKRFSRYLPTLMLKKQQLQLIIRQVETSLESKKKERDKFKEDIFSWIDVFGEEIGFDEFVKMKSLIIEDGNIAGVDIPVFRGIECELPEYDLFIQPLWIDTAVENVSRLLAFDEEVKILEKQLELLDEELHVTTQRVNLFEKIKIPEARKNIRVIQINLGDQQTAAVVRGKMAKSKLVKVP
- a CDS encoding V-type ATP synthase subunit I; translation: MKKIYVVVLDSFREQALLKLRDMGLVHVDLERDRSSEALNSLIAKKALFERALLTLSQIKNKPGTAQSTPYRFSEAEKTARRIAAIQEDLKRLEDEREKIRRDLSIFAPWGDFDPALVEELGEKGVPLRFFQLSNKQFNALPENIAYLTIYATKDATFIIVADFDGTASQCVPTEPFIFPKRSMSGLATDLEKNNVYADNLKNELASLTSQTPLLTHGLDELTAILEFESVNTSMGTEDRFAYLSGYIPVDKLEYIRKEAAKMNWALLVRDPQDHEMPPTLIKNPKWVEVIQPLFRFLDTTPGYREFDVSLIFLCFLSLFTAMIIGDAGYGMIFLGLTLFMRMKLKQAPPQAFILLAVLSISTMVWGVITGTWFGSKTLGEIPLLKALVIPEIASLGPKDTTAMIEQLCFVIGMTQLTIGLLISFVRKMPSLAAIAELGWFLILCCMYFVARYFVLGVPLHSATIPLFAAGFTLVLFFSEQKGGNIAKGVLYGILWSPMKFLNSVSMFADLVSYIRLFAVGLATVAVAQSFNVIASRFEGLGGAIAAALILLLAHTFNMAMALLAVIVHGVRLNMLEFGGKVGMEWSGYAYNPFRKKGL